The Pontibacter sp. SGAir0037 DNA segment TGCAATAAAGGCATCAAAAATTTTTTCTGTGGTATAACCGGAAGAAGAGTAATTTTCAAAAGCTATATTAAATTTACTTTTACTTATAAACTCAAATTTATCAACAACGGGCGAACCAATATTATTTAAGCACTTTCCTCCAGAATCTACTCTTTTGTACTCAGAGAGCTTATTAAAAAAGTTTATTCTTTCGTTAGCATATGAGTTACTTACAACAAAGCTGCAAAACCTTTGCTTTTTTTTAAATATCAAATTAACATCCTTCTCTTCTATTAAATAATCTGGGCTATACTTGTTCATCAAGAAGAGAGGCCACCTTAGATAACGGGGACTGTCATTATAATCAAACCCGATGTGGAAATCACTTTCGCTGAAATTGGGCCTAGTATCTTCTCCAGTAATACAGATTTTATAACAGTTAAACTTCAAATAATTTTTGCTATAGACAGAATGAATAAGGAAATCTGGTTTAGGATTTAGTTCTATATCAAAGTGTTGACTTAAATAAATAGTAAAGTAGTTATTTTGAAAATCAAAATTTGGCCACATATCGGAAAACCAAATTTTGAACGGCTTTTTAATTTTAGCGCTCAATACAAGTATTTTTTTATTGTTTCTTATTCGACAAGAATTTTATGAACTGAGATAAATCTTTCTTCATCATTTTCATCTTGAATCTTAATATTAGAAGTAGATTTCTTGAATTCTTTTCATAAATTTCATCGGCACCAATCTTTGTTAGTAAGGAATACCTAAAAGGTTTTAGATAATTTCTAATGTGTTCTGTTCCATAATTGTTTTCAATTGAGAGTATCTTTGTATTTATTTTTGCAAAATCTATAGAATCTAAAACTTTGAGTTCTCCTCCTTCAACATCAATACTACAATAATCAACTTCATTTATATTATACTCATTTAGAATGTTTTGAAGCGGCAGAGATGGAATTTCTATAAGTTCTTTACTTCCTCCGTGTTCTTCAATTGTGCGATCTATGCGTTGAATGTGTCCTTTGTCAAAGAAGTCTAAGATACCACTCAGCATAATTCCCCAACCACTTACAGCCATAAACTGTACATTACTAACTTTGTCACTGATACAACAATTTAGTATTGTGCAAGAGCGATTATTTTTAAGTTGCTCATAAACTACAGGGTTAGGCTCAATACATATGCCTTTCCAACCCAATTCTTTTTCTAGAACAAATGTATTACTCATATTTATACCATCATAAGCTCCCACATCTAGAGAAAAACCATTCCGTTTATGTTTAAATAAGTTTTTAACTATAAAGCTATCCTGTCCATATTGTGAGTAATACTGCATATTTTATATCTTATAAAATCTTAAGGCAAAAACCTAATTATGAATTTCAAATTTTTCTTTTATGCATACTTTAATTGACCGGACTAAATACATTTTTTCCTGGTGTGTCATCTTACTTTATTAATAGCAAAACTATAACCTGCAACTATGCTGGCAAAGATATTTTGGTCCGGAGAATCCGAAGAAAGAGAATACTGTGTGTAATAAGTAAGCTAATAATATAATCCTGAACCAAATAGTAGGGGGCAAGGCACTGCTAAGAATCATTTTCGTCTGAACATTATTAACTGGCTAATTTACTAATATAGTTATTAACCAAATCCCCTATCATCTTCCAGTTATAATTAGCTTTCACCAATTCATATGCCTGAGTTCTCATTGTATTAAATTTCAAACTGTCGCTTAATAAACTTGCAATTTGCTCTGCAAACTGCTCCGCACTATCTGCTATCAATAGATGCTCCCCATTATTATATAGAATGCCCTCTGCTCCCACTTTAGTAGATACCACCGGGTTACCTAAACTCATGGCTTCCAAAATTTTAAGACGGGTACCGCTCCCGCTTAGTAAAGGTGCAATAGCAATAGCAGATCGATGGTAATAGGGCACAACACGCCTTACTCTACCCACAAAATCAACAGACGAGTCATTCATCAAATTTTGAAACGTATTTGGTTGAGAATTACTCCCTATTATAGTTAAGCTAACACCAGGAATTTTACCTTTCACCATAGGATAAACTTTCTCGTAAAACCAAAGCAGACCTTCCATATTTGGTAGATAATCCAGGCTTCCACAAAAAATGAGCTGCTTACTCAAATGTTTATCATTACGCTCATCGAGAGGTTTCTCGGCTAGGTCTACTCCATTCGGAATAACAACACCTTGTATTTTGTTTTTATTCAAAAAAGTTAGTTTTCTATAATCTTCTTCACTGCAACAAAAAAAAGCATTTGCCTTCTTGTAAAGCTTCTCTTCAAGAGAGAGTGCATCCTTTGCATATGCTTTCAACTTTTTAATTTTTTGCGCTTTAGCCTGCTGCAGCCATAACCTAGAATCTACATTGTGGGCATCATACAAATGGTAAGCAGTAGGAGTTTTTCGTCTGATAATATCTCCGAAGAGCCCCAGAGCGTTCAAGCTTTCATAAAAAATAATATCAAATGATTGTTCATGGAGCAGCTTCTGCAGGGTTGAGTAAGACCTTAAAAGCGTTTCATTGGCTGTTGCGGACACAGATCTCACTATGTACCTGTAGTTTAGCGCATCAGCGATCCTCGACGGTAGAATGTTGAAAATAGAGTGATACTTATTTGCGCCATACGTACTAATTATGCACACATTGTCAGGGAATTCAGGTTCCCCTTGATGGTGAAAATCTTCAGGATCCTGGGTGGTAAGTACATAAATGGTATGGTACCGTGCCATTTCCCGGAGAAGATAGAAACAGCGTAGTGCACCACCATTTACAGGAGGGTAAAATGAATATGGAATAATAGTCAGGATAGTAGCCATTGGGCAAGTAGTGTAATATTGTTTACTCAGCAGAGCTACAAACAAGTGCTACTGATACTAAGATCCAGCTCAGATCTGTACCCAAGGAAGATGTTTAACCTTATCCCAGTCTGTTTCTACCCGATGTTTAGTATAAGGATTATCATGAACAGATTCTATGCTCACTTCGGGAAAATAGTCTTCTCCGACACCATTTAAAATGAAAACAGCATTAAAACCGTACCGATGCCCTCCTACAAGCCTGTATCCTTTTTTAGCTAATAATTTTTTCATGGCTAAAAGTGAAACGGATCTGAATTCCACATGCTGATTCCCATCTCTGTAGTAAAAATCTTCTTTGTATGGAATAGTTAAAGATAGGTCGCTTGGTATAATGTTATGGGTTTCACATATTATAACACGAGGCTTTACTACATCTATTGCCTCCATTATATAATAGTCATTCCCATCTATGTCTAAGCTTAATAAGTCAATTTCTCCAAAAAAACCATTTTCGGCTATCAATTCATTTATGTTATCTTTTGTTAACCATGCATTCACAAACCTGGGAGGATAAGCAAATGTGGATTGGTGTTTTGCAAAGAAGGTATTCCCCCTCTCTACCGAACCTTTATCACCATCGAATAATAATCCGTACCAGCCATGATTCAAAATTAAGTTGGCTGCCATACATTGTGTTCCATCGCCAGCACAAATTTCTACAACACGTTTATTTGTTGTTCCTATCAGAGAGAAAATGTAGAGCAGAATACCATCTTCTTCAAACTCTGAATGAACAGAAAATCCGACCTCTCCGAAAGTTGGCATCTCAGCTGGAGTTAAAAGCTTTTTCATTAACACATATTGACCTGCTGTCTTAATTTGGTCAACTTGTGTATTTTGTTCTTTCTGGACCTCCCTTATTAAGCTGGTAATAAAATATTTTAATTTGTTAATTAATCTTTTATTCATATTACTTATAAAATAAGTGTATAGGTTTAAGAAGCAATTTTCCTATTCTGAAACTCATACTTCTCTCATAATTTTCTTGTAGCTGCCGAGCGGCTAAAATACTTTCAGTAAGTGCTTCTTCACAAGCTAATAATTCAGTTTTAAGAAGCTCCTCTTTATTTACATCCATTAACAGATCAATGTTCTCATAAATATCCTTATGAATTATTTTAGAAAGCAAATGCCAGGAATAAGCCTGCTTTGCATTTTTACCAGTGAATTGTTGTTGCGTAAAAGACCCTTCTCTAATATTGTAATGATACAAAGGTTTATTTACAGTAATGCCTGGGTAGTTTTTAAGAATTCGATAAATCCAGTGAATATCTTCAGCAACTCTGCCCCTGAAATATTCATGGTATCCCCCGGTGCTCTTTAAAACCTCTTGCGTTATCATCATCGAGGAACAAACAGTTGGTGCTACTATTATATCCCTATTCTTCCAAAAGTTCAAGAATTCTTTCTTTAAGTCAACATCAGTAAGAGCAATCTGTCTAGGCTGAGCATTGGAATTTCCAAAATATTTATAGCCTGTAAAACAAATTCCTAAATCTGGATTTAACAAAAACTGACTTACTTGTTCTGCTATGCGATCAGGGTCAGACCAATCATCTGCATCTTGAAATGTAATAAACTTACCGTTTACCTTTTTAAGAACACTATTTACTGCCCCAATTTTTTTGGTATTTTCTTCAAAACTAACAATGTTTATTCTTTTGTCTTCAATTTTATTTAAAATTGAAAGGGTTTTATCTGTTGAGGCATCATCAATTAACCAAACTTCCAAATGGTCATAACTCTGGTTCAATATTGAATAAACTGCTCTTTCAACAAACTCTGAAACATTATAACAGGGAATAAGAACAGAAACAAGTGGTCTTTGAACCGAATTGATCATCTTTTTTTAACTATTAATTTAAGTAAGCTTTTGATTAAGAATAAGTCCAACGATTTATTCTTAATCAAAAGCTTAATACCCCATTTCGCTTTTTCGTAGGCTTTTGCATGAAATTGAAGGTTAATATATTTATTTATGAAATATAGCCGAAGCTGTTTGGGAGAAATATGTTCAGTATTAAAAACCCAGTTTCTATTAAAATGAATCACTTCATTAGCATTAAATACATGCTTTAGCCAAAAATCTGTTATTGTGTCAGGGATACCAATAAACTGCTGAAGGTTTATAATAAGGCTGTTCCTTTCCAGCAAAAACTTATTGTAAAGGAACATAGACGTTTTAGACTGCTCATGAAGTCTAAAATTAACCAGTGTTTTTTTTATCTTATAAAAATCTTTTTGCCCATGTATCAGCAGGAACTTCACCCACATTTCCCCGTCCATTAGATAATGTAGATCTTCTGATATGGTTCCAATATGTTTAAGATCACTTAATCGGAAAAAAGTAGATGGTTGAGTTATATGAATCATCTCTATAGTTTCAGAAAGTGTCTTTTGAACCATGGTGCCTTCATGTAAAGAAACTTCACCAGTAGCATAAATGTGGTTCTCAAATCCTGAAACAACTTTTGAAGAAGGATTATCGATAAAGGTTTTAGCCACTTCATATAAGGCATTCGGTTCCAACCAATCATCACTATTTAGCCAGTTAAATATCTCTCCAGTACATCTTTCCAATCCTTTATTGATGGCGTGGCTTTGGCCCCTGTCTGGCTCACTAATCCAATAAGAAATCCAAGGTTCAAATTTTTTAATAATATCTACTGTCTCATCAGAGCTTCCACCATCTATAATGATATACTCCAGGTTAGGATAGTTCTGGGCTAATACAGATCTAATTGTCTCTTCAATGAACTTTCCTTGGTTAAAAGAAGGGGTAACTATAGAAATCTTGGGCCAAATAATTGTAGTATCATAATTTACAGTTTGTTTGGTAAATGACCACGGCCATTTTTCTGTTTCCAATATATTACTGCCAATATTAAGGGGAGGGGCAATTGATGTATCCTTAGACATGTTTATATCAATTCTCTGATATAACTTGAACTTCTGTTTTTAGCCCTGGTTATGAACCCAGAAATTCTTTTAAAAAAAATTTTAGCGTCGAGAAAATAAAGAATTACTACCTCTGGGACAATTT contains these protein-coding regions:
- a CDS encoding glycosyltransferase family 10 domain-containing protein — protein: MSAKIKKPFKIWFSDMWPNFDFQNNYFTIYLSQHFDIELNPKPDFLIHSVYSKNYLKFNCYKICITGEDTRPNFSESDFHIGFDYNDSPRYLRWPLFLMNKYSPDYLIEEKDVNLIFKKKQRFCSFVVSNSYANERINFFNKLSEYKRVDSGGKCLNNIGSPVVDKFEFISKSKFNIAFENYSSSGYTTEKIFDAFIANCIPIYWGNPCVEADFNEKAFINVHKYNSIDEVIAYIKYLDRNDDVYKSVLSEPAFLDNKVPEQFQLKKFVEFFAFIFEQSNQKKKVYKFAHKGIYLWYHIKAELNRYKAKLARFKNSLLSKVS
- a CDS encoding FkbM family methyltransferase, whose translation is MQYYSQYGQDSFIVKNLFKHKRNGFSLDVGAYDGINMSNTFVLEKELGWKGICIEPNPVVYEQLKNNRSCTILNCCISDKVSNVQFMAVSGWGIMLSGILDFFDKGHIQRIDRTIEEHGGSKELIEIPSLPLQNILNEYNINEVDYCSIDVEGGELKVLDSIDFAKINTKILSIENNYGTEHIRNYLKPFRYSLLTKIGADEIYEKNSRNLLLILRFKMKMMKKDLSQFIKFLSNKKQ
- a CDS encoding glycosyltransferase family 4 protein, which encodes MATILTIIPYSFYPPVNGGALRCFYLLREMARYHTIYVLTTQDPEDFHHQGEPEFPDNVCIISTYGANKYHSIFNILPSRIADALNYRYIVRSVSATANETLLRSYSTLQKLLHEQSFDIIFYESLNALGLFGDIIRRKTPTAYHLYDAHNVDSRLWLQQAKAQKIKKLKAYAKDALSLEEKLYKKANAFFCCSEEDYRKLTFLNKNKIQGVVIPNGVDLAEKPLDERNDKHLSKQLIFCGSLDYLPNMEGLLWFYEKVYPMVKGKIPGVSLTIIGSNSQPNTFQNLMNDSSVDFVGRVRRVVPYYHRSAIAIAPLLSGSGTRLKILEAMSLGNPVVSTKVGAEGILYNNGEHLLIADSAEQFAEQIASLLSDSLKFNTMRTQAYELVKANYNWKMIGDLVNNYISKLAS
- a CDS encoding FkbM family methyltransferase, which codes for MNKRLINKLKYFITSLIREVQKEQNTQVDQIKTAGQYVLMKKLLTPAEMPTFGEVGFSVHSEFEEDGILLYIFSLIGTTNKRVVEICAGDGTQCMAANLILNHGWYGLLFDGDKGSVERGNTFFAKHQSTFAYPPRFVNAWLTKDNINELIAENGFFGEIDLLSLDIDGNDYYIMEAIDVVKPRVIICETHNIIPSDLSLTIPYKEDFYYRDGNQHVEFRSVSLLAMKKLLAKKGYRLVGGHRYGFNAVFILNGVGEDYFPEVSIESVHDNPYTKHRVETDWDKVKHLPWVQI
- a CDS encoding glycosyltransferase; its protein translation is MINSVQRPLVSVLIPCYNVSEFVERAVYSILNQSYDHLEVWLIDDASTDKTLSILNKIEDKRINIVSFEENTKKIGAVNSVLKKVNGKFITFQDADDWSDPDRIAEQVSQFLLNPDLGICFTGYKYFGNSNAQPRQIALTDVDLKKEFLNFWKNRDIIVAPTVCSSMMITQEVLKSTGGYHEYFRGRVAEDIHWIYRILKNYPGITVNKPLYHYNIREGSFTQQQFTGKNAKQAYSWHLLSKIIHKDIYENIDLLMDVNKEELLKTELLACEEALTESILAARQLQENYERSMSFRIGKLLLKPIHLFYK
- a CDS encoding glycosyltransferase family 2 protein, with the translated sequence MSKDTSIAPPLNIGSNILETEKWPWSFTKQTVNYDTTIIWPKISIVTPSFNQGKFIEETIRSVLAQNYPNLEYIIIDGGSSDETVDIIKKFEPWISYWISEPDRGQSHAINKGLERCTGEIFNWLNSDDWLEPNALYEVAKTFIDNPSSKVVSGFENHIYATGEVSLHEGTMVQKTLSETIEMIHITQPSTFFRLSDLKHIGTISEDLHYLMDGEMWVKFLLIHGQKDFYKIKKTLVNFRLHEQSKTSMFLYNKFLLERNSLIINLQQFIGIPDTITDFWLKHVFNANEVIHFNRNWVFNTEHISPKQLRLYFINKYINLQFHAKAYEKAKWGIKLLIKNKSLDLFLIKSLLKLIVKKR